The following nucleotide sequence is from Borreliella spielmanii.
TTTTTATAATATTGTTTTCGGATTAAAAGAAAATTCTTGGTCTAAGCCTTTTTTAGCGAATAAAAAAGTTTATTTATTTTTCCTTAAATCAGCTAAAAAAAGGTCTAACCAGCTTAAAGAAGAGATTAAAAATGAAACACTTCTTGACAATTTTAATATTGCAAATAGTGGTTTGATTACAGATTTTTTGTTGAATAAAAAAGATTTTGTTAATAATTTTAATGAGTCGTTTTTTGCTTTGCAAAACTTTAGTCAAAATTAAGAAATAAATGCCATGATAAAAGTTTTGATTGCTAGTGTAATTAATTTTAATAGGGAATTAATTTGGTTTTATAATTATTTTTATAGATTTTTATTTATATTCTTTTTTTTTATATTATTTGCTTGTTCTAAGGTAAACAAAGATTTTATTGTTTTTAACAAAGATGTAAAATCTGTTTCCAAGATTGAGAATATAAGTTCTAATGTTTTAGAAATAAACAAAATGGAAGATTTTTTTGGAGATATTATAGATTTAAAGGGCTATAAAATTCTTGCAGTACAGCAAGAAAATTTGAACTTAGATGTTTATTTTGAACAGGTAGTTTTAGCTCAAGATTTTTCAAATCTTAATGCATATTTGTTTATTATTGGTTTTGATCCCAAAATTAAAGTTGGAACGATTCTTTTTAAAACCCAAATAGATATTGATCCAAAAAATTCTTATAACATGTATCTTGAGGATATTACGGGTGATTACGATTTTAACATAGTTGTTCAAGGATTTTTAAAAGATAAATCTGTTTTATATGTTTTTCAAAAATCTGTTTTAAATGATGTATCTTCTTATAAACCCATATTTTTTGATAAAGTTAATGGCACTGTTCTTATCAATAAGTATGCAAGATCTTCAGCATATGAAGAAAATAGATCAAGAGAAAGTTATCCTATTTCTTTAGAAAAATATGAAAAAGTGGGAGAAGATTTGATAATCAGTAAGATTGAAAAGTATGAATATTCTCATGTTCAAGGCAAATATTATCTTTCTTCTGTTAGTGAAAAAGTTGGCAAGATTGATAATAATATTTATAAAACTTTAAAGAATTTAAGCAAAGATGAAGTTTATAGATTTTTACATGGAGTTTGGTATGATGCTCATGATTATAATAAAAAACAAGATAAAGATATTAATGAGACTTTATTTTTATCTTTTGAAAGGCAATCAAGCGAGATTAATCTTTTTATAAAAAATTCTCAAGAAGTTGCAAAAATTAAATATATTTCAAAACCGGCTTACAACACTCTTAATATTAGTGCTAAGTCTCTTTTTTCAGATTTAATAGTTTACAACTTTTGGATAAAAATTGTAGACAAAGAAAACATTGAAGTCAAAATTGACACTAGTACAAATTCTTATGATAATAGTGGATTTTCGGGGGCATTTAAGAGATTTGATGAAGATGTTTTAAATGTTGAAAAAAATGGTAATAATATGTATTTTATTCCTATTGGGAATTATGTGTATAAGGACAAAATTTATGATTTTTCTTACCCACATTTAACTTATATTGATGAAAACAAAATTTATTATGGCATTTTTAATATTTTCCCTTTAAAAAATAATTTTGTTCTCGAATATGAAATTGATATGGGTAGTCACAAGCTTGTTGAATCTTTTTTTCTTGAACATAGCGAAAGAGTTGTTCAAAAGCAAAAATTTTCTACAATTATTCTTAATCCTATTAAAATTTTAAAAGATGATGTAAGCTTAGTTAAAGGGCAAAAATTAAAACTTGAGCGAATAGAAAAAATAGGATAATAGTTTTTATGAAAATATTGAGAAGTATTATAGCTTATTTGAGTATTTTATTGTTCTTTTTAATTTTTATTTTTTTTTTATTTCCTTTTTACTTGGTTTGTAAAATTTTTTTGCTTGAGAGTTATGTTGTTAGGTTAAGTTTTGTTATGATGCGGGTTTGTATTAAGGTTGGTTTATGGCTTGCGGGAATTAAAATTATTGTTACAGGTTCTGAGAATATTCCTAAAAAAAGCAATATAATAATAATGGGAAATCATATTGCGGCTATGGATCCTCTAATTTTTATTTATACTTTTGTTAATCCATTTGTAATATTGGCAAAACATTCTTTACTTAGGGTTCCTTTTGTGAATCTTATTCTAATTGTTATGGGCACTATTTTTGTTAATAGAAGGAGCATAAGATCTGCTGCTGCAGCTGAGGCTAAGGCAATAAAGGTTATGAGAGAGGGTAGAACTATTGGAATTTTCCCTGAAGGGACTAGAAATAGGGGGGGGGATACTAAGGTTTTTAAAAAAGGTGCAATTAAGATGGCATTAAAGACAGGAACACCTATTCTTCCTGTTACTCTTTATAATACTAATAACTTTTTCATTAAAAACATTATTTTTAATTCTGGGCTATCTGTTTATGTCCATGTACATCCTTTGATAGATATTTTAAAATTAAGTGAATATGAAAAAGAGAATCTTGCTAGTATTATTAGAGATCAAATAGTTAAAAAGCTTGAAACTATTAAAATTTAATTTATAAAGCAAGGATTTAGATGAAGACTCAAAATTATGATGAAAGTAAAATAATTACTCTATCTTCTCTTGAACACATTAGATTAAGATCTGGTATGTATATTGGCCGCTTAGGGGATGGTTCTAATATTGATGATGGTATTTATATTTTAATTAAAGAGATAATAGACAATTCAATTGATGAGTTTATTATGGGTTACGGAAATGAAATTTTTATAAAAAAACAAAATAATCTAATTACTATTAGAGATTATGGAAGAGGAATTCCTCTTGGTAAAGTTGTTGAGAGTGTTTCAGTTATTAATACTGGAGCCAAGTATAATGATGATGTTTTTCAATTTTCTGTAGGTCTTAATGGGGTTGGAACTAAGGCGGTTAATGCCTTAAGTTCGAAATTTTTAGTAAGATCAATAAGAAATGGCAAATCTTTTGAAGCTTTATTTTCTAAAGGAAATTTGCTGGAATCTAGAGAAATAGAATCTTCTGATAAAGATGGTACTTATGTTGAGTTTTTAGCAGATTCAGAGATATTCGGAAAATATTCTTACAGCGAAGATTTTCTAAAGAGAAGATTTTTCCATTATGCTTGTTTGAATAAAGGGCTTATAATAAACTATAATGATCAAATTTTTGAATCCAAAAATGGTCTTTTAGATTTTTTGAATTCAGAAATTAAAAGTGATGATTTGCTTTATGATATTGTTTACTATTCTAGCAAAACCTTAGAATTTGCTTTTTCTCATACAAATAATTATGGTGAGACTTATTTTTCATTTGTTAATGGGCAATATACCAACGATGGAGGCACTCATCAGACTGGTTTTAGAGAAGGCTTTGTAAGGGCTATTAACGATTTTCTTAAAAAAACATATTCGTCGACAGATATTAGGGAAGGCCTTGTTGCAACTCTTTCTGTTAAAATTAAAGACCCAATATTTGAAAGTCAAACTAAGAATAAGCTTGGAAATATTGAAACTAGAGGAAATGTTGCAAAGGAAGTGCAAAAGATAATTTCTGAAATTTTGTATAAAGATAAAATACTTGCAAAATTAATTGAGAAAAAAGTAGTTGACAATGAGCGACTTAGAAAAGAGTTAAGTAGTGTAAGAAAAGAAGCAAGAGAGAGAGCAAAAAAAATATCTTTTAAGATTCCTAAACTTAAGGATTGCAAATTTCATTTTAATAGTAGCAGTAATCAGTCAGAACAAACTATGATTTTCTTAACAGAAGGGGACTCTGCAACCGGTTCAATGGTGTCTTGTAGAGATGTTTATACTCAGGCTATATTTTCTCTTAGAGGAAAACCTCAAAATATGTTTGAAAAAAATAAATCTGAAATATATAAAAATGAAGAGCTTTATAATATGATGGTGGCTCTCGGCATTGAGGAATCAATTGAAAATTTAAGGTACAATAAGGTTGTAATAGCAACTGATGCAGATTTTGATGGATTTCATATTAGAAATTTGTTGTTAACTTTTTTCTTGACTTTTTTTGAAGATTTAATTTTAAATGGTCATATGTATATTTTAGAAACCCCTCTTTTTAGGGTTAGGAATAAAAAAAACACAATCTATTGTTATTCTGAGGAAGAAAAGCAAAAAGCTGTTCTTCAGCTTAAGGGTGGATGTGAAGTAACAAGATTTAAAGGTCTTGGTGAAATTTCTCCAAATGAATTTAAAGGTTTTATTGATATTAATAGCATTAAGCTTACAAAAGTGGATCTTTTTAATATTAAAGAAATAAAAGATAAGTTGGGGTTTTATATGGGGCAAAATACTCCTGAAAGGCGGAATTTTATTATGGAGAATTTGATTTAATGGATATTAGAACTGTACTTAAAGATAATTTTTTGCAATATTCGTCTTATGTTATTAAAGATCGTGCTATTGCTAGTGTTGTTGATGGATTTAAACCGGTCCAAAGAAGAATTATACATTCGCTTTTTGAAATGCATGATGGTAATTTTCATAAAGTCGCAAATGTTGTTGGTAATACAATGAAATACCATCCTCATGGTGATACGTCAATTTATGAGGCTCTTGTTAACATTGCCAACAAGGATCTATTTATTGAAAAGCAGGGCAATTTTGGCAATTTGTTTACAGGTGATCCTGCTTCTGCTTCTAGATATATTGAGTGTAGGTTAACTCCTTTAGCTTTTGATGTTCTTTACAGCAAGGAGATAACAGTTTATGAATCTTCTTATGATGGAAGAAATAATGAGCCTTTGCTTTATCCTGCAAAAATTCCTGTTATTTTAATTCAGGGAAGTGAGGGAATTGCTGTTGGAATGGCAGCCAAAATATTGCCTCACAATTTTAATGAGATTTTAAATGCAGTAAGAAGCGAGCTTCTTGGAGAGACTTACGATATTTATCCGGATTTCCCAACAGGAGGAATAGTTGATGTTAATGAATATGCTGATGGTAATGGTAAAGTTTTAGTTAGGGCTAAAATTGAAACTATAGATGAAAAAACAATTGTAATAAGGGAATTACCTTTTGGGGAGACTACTGAGAGCTTGATATCTTCAATTGAAAAAGCAATTAGAAAAAATTATATTAAAGTT
It contains:
- a CDS encoding pallilysin-related adhesin, yielding MIKVLIASVINFNRELIWFYNYFYRFLFIFFFFILFACSKVNKDFIVFNKDVKSVSKIENISSNVLEINKMEDFFGDIIDLKGYKILAVQQENLNLDVYFEQVVLAQDFSNLNAYLFIIGFDPKIKVGTILFKTQIDIDPKNSYNMYLEDITGDYDFNIVVQGFLKDKSVLYVFQKSVLNDVSSYKPIFFDKVNGTVLINKYARSSAYEENRSRESYPISLEKYEKVGEDLIISKIEKYEYSHVQGKYYLSSVSEKVGKIDNNIYKTLKNLSKDEVYRFLHGVWYDAHDYNKKQDKDINETLFLSFERQSSEINLFIKNSQEVAKIKYISKPAYNTLNISAKSLFSDLIVYNFWIKIVDKENIEVKIDTSTNSYDNSGFSGAFKRFDEDVLNVEKNGNNMYFIPIGNYVYKDKIYDFSYPHLTYIDENKIYYGIFNIFPLKNNFVLEYEIDMGSHKLVESFFLEHSERVVQKQKFSTIILNPIKILKDDVSLVKGQKLKLERIEKIG
- a CDS encoding DNA topoisomerase IV subunit B, giving the protein MKTQNYDESKIITLSSLEHIRLRSGMYIGRLGDGSNIDDGIYILIKEIIDNSIDEFIMGYGNEIFIKKQNNLITIRDYGRGIPLGKVVESVSVINTGAKYNDDVFQFSVGLNGVGTKAVNALSSKFLVRSIRNGKSFEALFSKGNLLESREIESSDKDGTYVEFLADSEIFGKYSYSEDFLKRRFFHYACLNKGLIINYNDQIFESKNGLLDFLNSEIKSDDLLYDIVYYSSKTLEFAFSHTNNYGETYFSFVNGQYTNDGGTHQTGFREGFVRAINDFLKKTYSSTDIREGLVATLSVKIKDPIFESQTKNKLGNIETRGNVAKEVQKIISEILYKDKILAKLIEKKVVDNERLRKELSSVRKEARERAKKISFKIPKLKDCKFHFNSSSNQSEQTMIFLTEGDSATGSMVSCRDVYTQAIFSLRGKPQNMFEKNKSEIYKNEELYNMMVALGIEESIENLRYNKVVIATDADFDGFHIRNLLLTFFLTFFEDLILNGHMYILETPLFRVRNKKNTIYCYSEEEKQKAVLQLKGGCEVTRFKGLGEISPNEFKGFIDINSIKLTKVDLFNIKEIKDKLGFYMGQNTPERRNFIMENLI
- a CDS encoding 1-acylglycerol-3-phosphate O-acyltransferase; protein product: MKILRSIIAYLSILLFFLIFIFFLFPFYLVCKIFLLESYVVRLSFVMMRVCIKVGLWLAGIKIIVTGSENIPKKSNIIIMGNHIAAMDPLIFIYTFVNPFVILAKHSLLRVPFVNLILIVMGTIFVNRRSIRSAAAAEAKAIKVMREGRTIGIFPEGTRNRGGDTKVFKKGAIKMALKTGTPILPVTLYNTNNFFIKNIIFNSGLSVYVHVHPLIDILKLSEYEKENLASIIRDQIVKKLETIKI